From Nonlabens sp. Ci31, the proteins below share one genomic window:
- the rimO gene encoding 30S ribosomal protein S12 methylthiotransferase RimO has translation MRTKTRKKNRINVITLGCSKNVYDSEVLMGQLRASGKDVVHEEEGNIVVINTCGFIDNAKEESVNTILDFVERKQRGEVDQVFVSGCLSERYKPDLQKEIPDVDQYFGTTELPSLLKALGADYKHELIGERVTTTPKNYAYFKIAEGCDRPCSFCAIPLMRGGHKSTPIENLIIEAEKLAAKGVKELILIAQDLTYYGLDLYKERRLAELLRELAKVEGIEWIRMHYAFPTGFPLDVLDVMKSEPKVCNYLDIPLQHISTPVLKSMRRGTTFEKTNALLEKFRTLVPEMAIRTTLIVGYPGETEEDFEILKQWVSDQRFERMGCFTYSHEENTHAYKLEDDVPADVKQERANEIMEIQSQISWELNQQKIGKEFRVMIDRKRGNHFVGRSEFDSPDVDNEVLIDADKHYLSVGSFVNVVITEAEDFDLFAEPVEDK, from the coding sequence ATGAGAACAAAAACTAGAAAAAAGAACAGGATCAACGTAATTACTTTGGGTTGTTCTAAGAATGTGTACGATAGTGAAGTGCTGATGGGTCAATTGAGAGCCAGTGGTAAAGATGTAGTGCATGAAGAAGAAGGAAATATTGTAGTGATCAATACCTGTGGTTTTATTGATAATGCTAAGGAAGAATCCGTCAATACCATTCTTGATTTTGTAGAACGTAAGCAAAGAGGCGAGGTAGATCAGGTGTTTGTATCTGGATGTTTATCGGAGCGTTATAAGCCAGATCTCCAAAAAGAAATTCCAGATGTGGACCAGTATTTTGGAACCACAGAATTGCCATCACTTCTTAAAGCACTAGGTGCCGATTACAAGCACGAACTGATAGGGGAACGAGTAACGACCACACCAAAAAATTACGCGTATTTTAAAATAGCGGAAGGTTGTGACCGACCATGTTCTTTTTGTGCAATTCCATTAATGCGTGGTGGACATAAAAGCACCCCTATTGAAAACCTTATTATCGAGGCTGAAAAGCTTGCGGCAAAAGGGGTAAAAGAATTGATACTCATTGCTCAAGATTTGACCTATTACGGTCTTGATTTGTATAAAGAAAGAAGACTAGCCGAATTATTAAGGGAGCTAGCAAAAGTAGAAGGAATCGAATGGATACGTATGCATTATGCGTTCCCAACTGGTTTTCCACTGGATGTTTTAGACGTCATGAAAAGCGAGCCTAAGGTGTGTAATTACCTAGATATCCCGCTACAACATATTTCTACGCCTGTATTGAAATCCATGCGTCGTGGAACCACTTTTGAAAAAACGAATGCACTTCTAGAAAAATTCAGAACGTTGGTTCCAGAAATGGCGATACGTACCACATTGATCGTAGGTTATCCTGGAGAGACAGAAGAAGATTTTGAGATTTTAAAGCAATGGGTAAGTGACCAACGTTTTGAACGTATGGGATGTTTTACCTACTCTCACGAAGAAAATACACATGCTTACAAGCTAGAAGATGATGTTCCTGCAGATGTAAAGCAAGAACGTGCTAACGAGATCATGGAGATCCAATCTCAAATCTCGTGGGAACTGAATCAGCAGAAGATAGGTAAAGAATTTAGAGTAATGATCGATCGCAAACGCGGAAATCATTTTGTAGGCCGTAGCGAATTTGACAGTCCAGATGTAGATAACGAAGTGTTGATCGATGCAGATAAGCATTATTTATCGGTAGGTTCTTTTGTGAATGTAGTGATCACAGAAGCAGAAGATTTTGACCTCTTTGCAGAGCCTGTGGAGGATAAGTAG
- a CDS encoding endonuclease domain-containing protein, translated as MNKKQIHTKKYLEYYRRKLRNNSTPAEKYLWSHLKSKQLGGLRFQRQHSIRNYIVDFYCASIGLIIELDGEIHKHPEAQQRDEMREQELVELGFTILRFENKMVFENLEHIFEWIRDVVKEKSS; from the coding sequence TTGAATAAAAAACAAATCCATACCAAAAAGTATTTAGAATACTACCGAAGAAAACTGCGTAACAATAGCACTCCGGCAGAAAAGTATTTGTGGTCTCACCTCAAATCAAAACAACTCGGCGGTTTGCGTTTTCAAAGGCAACATTCTATTCGTAATTATATTGTCGATTTTTATTGTGCATCTATAGGCTTAATCATTGAACTAGATGGAGAAATTCATAAGCATCCAGAAGCGCAGCAAAGAGATGAAATGAGGGAGCAAGAGCTAGTAGAGTTGGGTTTTACTATTCTTAGATTTGAGAATAAAATGGTCTTTGAGAATCTGGAACATATTTTTGAATGGATAAGAGATGTAGTGAAGGAGAAAAGCTCTTGA
- a CDS encoding DUF1684 domain-containing protein, translating to MKNTLTLLVLAFSISLCAQDDKQESTDYRKELSLEYKSGENKVLTEREKKNFGYLNFYDFDPEFVVEARFEPLDNTEELQLETSTTRIASYVKYGYLHFTLKGKKCKLLVLSSPSLKDDPEYYNYLSVYFTDQTNGKGSYKVGRYMELRAPLGETVMLNFNNTYNPYCAYSKRFSCPIPPVENHLPVKVTAGVKEGFRSFRKF from the coding sequence ATGAAAAACACACTTACTTTATTAGTACTTGCTTTTAGTATTAGCTTATGTGCTCAAGATGATAAGCAGGAATCCACAGACTACCGAAAGGAACTTTCTTTAGAGTACAAATCTGGAGAGAACAAGGTCTTAACAGAAAGGGAAAAGAAAAACTTTGGCTATTTGAATTTCTACGATTTTGATCCAGAATTTGTGGTAGAGGCCAGATTTGAACCACTGGATAATACAGAAGAACTGCAATTAGAAACTTCAACTACGCGCATTGCCTCTTATGTAAAATACGGTTATTTGCATTTTACTTTAAAAGGCAAGAAATGCAAACTACTTGTTTTATCGAGTCCTAGTTTAAAAGACGATCCAGAATATTACAATTATTTATCGGTTTATTTTACTGATCAGACCAATGGAAAAGGCTCTTATAAAGTAGGTCGTTATATGGAATTAAGAGCACCGCTAGGAGAGACAGTAATGCTCAACTTTAATAATACTTATAATCCTTATTGCGCTTACAGTAAGAGATTTTCTTGTCCTATTCCTCCAGTAGAAAACCACTTACCTGTAAAAGTTACTGCTGGTGTCAAGGAGGGTTTTAGGAGTTTTAGGAAGTTTTAG
- the cysC gene encoding adenylyl-sulfate kinase, giving the protein MENNIFAYDYEALQKQRTRLKGHLPLVVWLTGLSGSGKSTIAKALEIQLNADGFHTTTLDGDNLRTGLNSGLGFSTEDRRENLRRVAEVAKLLMESGLVVLAAFVSPLKAQRAQVKEIVGAAHFVEIFIDTPLSVCEERDVKGLYQKARAGIIKDFTGINAPYEAPENPLLRIADLSIDQAVEMIVKEVRLKTKI; this is encoded by the coding sequence ATGGAGAATAATATTTTTGCTTATGATTACGAAGCGCTTCAAAAGCAGCGCACTCGCTTAAAAGGCCATTTGCCTTTAGTAGTTTGGTTGACCGGACTTTCTGGGTCTGGAAAATCTACGATTGCAAAAGCGCTGGAAATCCAACTCAACGCTGACGGATTCCACACCACTACCTTAGATGGTGATAACCTGCGAACTGGATTGAACAGCGGTTTGGGTTTTAGTACGGAAGACCGTCGAGAAAATTTAAGACGAGTGGCAGAAGTAGCTAAATTATTAATGGAATCAGGACTGGTTGTTTTGGCAGCATTTGTATCCCCGTTAAAAGCTCAAAGAGCCCAAGTAAAGGAAATAGTAGGAGCAGCGCATTTTGTAGAGATTTTTATCGACACCCCATTATCTGTTTGTGAAGAGCGGGATGTAAAAGGTTTGTACCAAAAGGCAAGAGCGGGAATTATAAAAGACTTTACGGGAATCAATGCTCCTTATGAAGCACCAGAAAATCCTTTATTACGTATAGCCGACTTAAGTATAGATCAAGCCGTAGAGATGATCGTAAAAGAAGTGCGTTTAAAAACAAAAATATGA
- the ftsY gene encoding signal recognition particle-docking protein FtsY, with product MSFFKNIFSKEKKETLDKGLEQTKASFFDKLGKAVAGKSTVDADLLDDLEDVLISSDVGVATTVKIIDRIEDRVAKDKYLGTSELNQILREEIAGLMSEVNHGDATEFTIPETDGPYVIMIVGVNGVGKTTTIGKLAYQLKKAGKKVVLGAGDTFRAAAVDQLDIWAQRVGVEIVKQAMGSDPASVAYDTLQSAVAQKADVVLLDTAGRLHNKVNLMNELSKVKRVMQKIIPNAPHDVMLVLDGSTGQNAFEQAKQFTATTEVTSLAVTKLDGTAKGGVVIGISDQFKIPVRYIGVGEQLEDLQVFNKVEFVDSFFN from the coding sequence ATGAGTTTTTTCAAAAACATATTTTCTAAAGAGAAAAAAGAAACCCTAGACAAAGGGCTGGAGCAAACTAAAGCCAGCTTTTTTGACAAACTAGGAAAAGCCGTAGCCGGTAAATCTACGGTAGACGCTGACCTACTTGATGATCTGGAAGATGTATTGATCTCTAGTGATGTGGGTGTTGCAACCACTGTAAAGATCATCGATCGCATAGAAGATCGCGTAGCAAAAGATAAATACTTAGGCACTTCAGAGCTGAATCAAATCTTACGTGAGGAAATTGCGGGATTGATGAGTGAGGTGAATCATGGGGACGCAACAGAGTTTACCATTCCAGAAACCGATGGTCCTTATGTCATCATGATTGTAGGAGTCAATGGAGTAGGGAAGACTACTACCATAGGTAAATTGGCCTACCAACTTAAAAAAGCTGGTAAAAAAGTCGTTTTAGGAGCTGGAGATACCTTTAGAGCTGCTGCGGTAGATCAATTGGATATCTGGGCACAACGAGTAGGTGTAGAGATCGTAAAGCAAGCTATGGGAAGTGACCCTGCAAGCGTCGCTTACGATACCTTACAAAGTGCTGTCGCACAAAAAGCAGATGTTGTTCTTCTCGATACTGCAGGCCGTCTACATAACAAAGTTAACCTGATGAACGAGCTTTCTAAAGTAAAGCGCGTCATGCAAAAAATCATTCCCAATGCCCCTCACGATGTGATGTTAGTACTTGACGGTTCTACAGGCCAAAACGCCTTTGAGCAAGCTAAGCAGTTTACAGCAACTACCGAAGTAACCAGTCTAGCAGTCACAAAATTAGACGGTACCGCAAAAGGTGGTGTCGTGATAGGAATTTCTGACCAGTTTAAGATTCCAGTACGCTACATAGGCGTAGGAGAACAATTGGAAGATCTTCAAGTGTTTAATAAAGTGGAATTTGTGGATAGCTTCTTTAATTAG
- the cysQ gene encoding 3'(2'),5'-bisphosphate nucleotidase CysQ gives MVHQDLLYHSIQAAIAAGDAILEVYHQEHIETEAKADESPLTQADLASNRILMEQLEFTGIPIISEEIKNVAYASRKNWEECWIIDPLDGTKEFINRNGEFTVNIALLTDGKLQLGIIYVPVTGALYFTNSAMTAAYRYDYKKELPEMEELLEKSVPLLPHKSEEVLKIVGSKSHMNEATLAFMENLKKETDREVVIESIGSSLKFCLVASGVGEVYPRFGPTMEWDTAAGQAICEAVGLQVLDADTKVPLQYNKEDLYNPFFIVK, from the coding sequence ATGGTGCATCAAGACCTATTATATCACAGCATACAAGCGGCAATAGCGGCTGGAGATGCCATTTTAGAGGTGTACCATCAGGAACACATAGAGACGGAGGCAAAGGCCGATGAGTCCCCACTTACTCAAGCAGATCTTGCTTCTAATCGTATTTTAATGGAGCAACTGGAGTTTACGGGAATACCCATTATCAGTGAAGAAATTAAAAACGTAGCCTATGCTTCCCGTAAAAACTGGGAGGAATGCTGGATCATTGACCCGCTGGACGGCACCAAAGAATTTATCAATAGAAATGGGGAGTTTACGGTCAACATCGCCTTGCTCACGGACGGGAAGTTGCAATTGGGAATTATTTACGTGCCGGTTACTGGCGCGCTGTACTTTACCAATAGCGCCATGACCGCTGCTTATAGATACGATTACAAAAAAGAATTGCCTGAAATGGAAGAACTGCTGGAAAAATCAGTGCCCTTGCTACCGCATAAAAGTGAGGAAGTGCTCAAAATTGTGGGAAGTAAATCCCATATGAATGAGGCGACGCTTGCCTTTATGGAAAACCTTAAAAAAGAAACCGATCGGGAAGTGGTCATTGAAAGTATAGGCAGCTCTTTAAAATTTTGCTTGGTCGCCTCAGGAGTTGGTGAGGTGTACCCGCGTTTTGGCCCTACTATGGAGTGGGATACGGCGGCAGGACAAGCTATATGTGAGGCCGTAGGACTACAAGTCTTAGATGCCGATACAAAGGTACCTTTACAGTACAATAAGGAAGATTTGTACAACCCATTTTTTATAGTCAAGTAA
- a CDS encoding carboxypeptidase-like regulatory domain-containing protein has protein sequence MKSLLLLCILSTSSFCFGQRAITGTVSDVDSGLFDAIVLVKGTVINSSTDFDGNYAIAAKTGDVLIFSYPGYDTQEIVVGDQSVINVKLTTELTLVFTVTHYYDKKFEIENEYGFNYQTYGLGIMKEFNYPLDFEVRTFLGSNFMGNKKFEFTIDKPIPITDFYLNVGFIHQQVDFESSHFKKNQLFLKKNFGADRNPFQHIAIVLGHLKFQTQNYNEENLGLGFHLRKRIINNIYISSEYTYWNRVNEIKLQGEYLIKHNWIASFKYQHVNNYEEISIGISRSWGYW, from the coding sequence ATGAAATCACTTCTGCTCCTATGCATACTTTCCACAAGTTCTTTTTGCTTTGGGCAACGAGCTATTACTGGAACTGTTAGTGATGTTGACAGTGGTCTTTTTGACGCAATAGTTTTAGTTAAGGGAACTGTTATAAATTCAAGCACAGATTTTGACGGTAATTATGCTATAGCAGCTAAAACTGGAGATGTTTTGATTTTTTCCTATCCTGGATATGATACTCAAGAAATTGTAGTTGGAGATCAATCAGTAATTAATGTAAAACTAACAACAGAGTTGACTTTAGTTTTTACTGTAACTCATTACTATGATAAAAAGTTTGAAATAGAAAATGAATATGGATTTAATTATCAGACCTATGGGCTAGGAATAATGAAGGAATTCAATTACCCTTTAGATTTTGAGGTTAGAACTTTTTTAGGTTCTAATTTTATGGGGAATAAAAAGTTTGAATTTACGATTGACAAACCCATACCAATTACTGACTTTTATTTAAATGTTGGTTTTATTCATCAGCAAGTCGATTTTGAATCAAGTCATTTTAAAAAAAATCAACTTTTTTTAAAAAAGAATTTTGGAGCAGATAGAAATCCTTTTCAGCACATTGCAATAGTATTAGGACACTTAAAATTTCAAACTCAAAACTATAATGAAGAGAATCTAGGCTTGGGCTTTCATTTAAGGAAAAGAATTATAAATAACATCTATATCTCGTCTGAATACACTTATTGGAATAGAGTTAATGAAATAAAATTACAAGGTGAATACTTGATTAAACATAATTGGATTGCTAGTTTTAAATACCAACATGTTAATAATTATGAAGAAATAAGTATAGGAATTTCACGTAGTTGGGGCTATTGGTAA
- the rpmB gene encoding 50S ribosomal protein L28, translated as MSRVCELTGKSAMTGNNVSFAMNKTKRRFNVNLFKKKFYLPEEDKWVTLKVSARAIKNINKKGITQVIKEARAKGFLTK; from the coding sequence ATGTCTCGAGTTTGTGAACTTACTGGAAAATCAGCGATGACTGGAAATAACGTTTCCTTCGCTATGAATAAGACTAAACGTAGATTTAACGTAAATCTTTTCAAGAAGAAATTCTATCTACCGGAAGAAGATAAGTGGGTGACCCTTAAAGTTTCTGCTAGAGCAATAAAAAACATCAATAAGAAAGGAATTACTCAAGTAATTAAAGAAGCCCGCGCTAAGGGTTTTCTTACTAAGTAA
- a CDS encoding DUF2061 domain-containing protein codes for MEVSKKRHIAKTITWRVIASVTTFILAYVFFREDPEAITKASGVAIAESFIKMLLYYFHERFWYKSNFGIKDRNVKDGE; via the coding sequence ATGGAAGTATCTAAAAAACGACATATCGCAAAGACCATTACTTGGCGTGTTATCGCTAGTGTGACCACTTTTATTTTGGCTTATGTATTCTTTAGGGAAGATCCTGAAGCCATTACCAAGGCCTCTGGAGTAGCCATCGCAGAGTCGTTTATTAAAATGTTGTTATATTACTTCCACGAACGTTTTTGGTACAAGAGTAATTTTGGAATCAAAGACAGAAATGTTAAAGATGGAGAATAA
- a CDS encoding ABC-F family ATP-binding cassette domain-containing protein: MNYITVENVTRAFADKVLFKDLSIGINQGQKIGFVAKNGYGKSSLLNIITRAEEPDSGNVSYRTDLRMAFLSQEPNLNPDMTIEEVILGSDVPTMKIIADYEHSMANPDDADMMQKALDAMDAANAWDFETKYRQILSKLRLDDLTQKVGKLSGGQKKRIAMAMALLSDPQLLIMDEPTNHLDLEMIEWLEAYFKQEDYTILMVTHDRYFLDRVCNEIIELDQGQLYTYKGNYSYYVEKKQERLEVEQTNQEKAQQLFKKELTWMRRQPKARRTKSKSRIEDFNQIKEAASNRRKDHQVELEINMQRLGTKVVELHKISKSFGDTHLINDFSYNFLRGERLGIIGKNGTGKSTFLNMITGALVPDAGKVVIGETVKIGYYTQNGMETKPGQKVIDVVKQYGEYIPLNKGKIISASQLLERFLFDNKKKHDFVEKLSGGEKKRLYLCTVLIQNPNFLILDEPTNDLDIPTLNVLENFLMDFPGCIIVVSHDRYFMDKIVDHLFVFNQSGTITDFPGNYSDFRAYVGNTDLVLDKDTEEEAAAAVVPVPKAIAAPKSEPASGPTREQQKRLSRMENKIKQLEEQKKKLQDSFLNTDIHADQMTENSIQLEKTKAQQEEVEMEWLELSEQIAAN, from the coding sequence ATGAATTACATCACCGTAGAAAACGTTACCAGAGCCTTTGCCGATAAAGTGCTTTTTAAAGACCTTTCCATTGGAATCAATCAAGGACAAAAGATAGGTTTTGTAGCAAAAAACGGCTATGGTAAATCCTCGCTGCTCAACATCATCACTCGTGCTGAAGAACCAGATAGCGGTAATGTATCTTATCGAACCGATTTGAGAATGGCCTTCTTATCTCAAGAACCCAATCTCAATCCAGACATGACTATTGAAGAAGTGATTCTAGGTAGTGATGTACCTACCATGAAAATCATCGCCGATTACGAGCACTCGATGGCAAATCCCGACGATGCTGACATGATGCAAAAGGCACTAGATGCTATGGATGCAGCAAATGCATGGGATTTTGAAACCAAATACCGACAAATTCTCTCCAAACTACGACTAGACGACTTGACCCAAAAGGTAGGGAAACTAAGTGGTGGACAAAAGAAACGTATCGCTATGGCAATGGCATTGCTCTCAGACCCGCAGCTGTTGATCATGGATGAGCCTACCAACCACCTGGATCTAGAAATGATCGAGTGGTTAGAAGCTTATTTTAAACAAGAAGACTATACCATTCTTATGGTCACTCACGACCGTTATTTCTTAGATCGGGTATGTAATGAAATTATAGAACTGGACCAAGGACAACTGTACACCTACAAAGGAAATTATTCTTACTATGTAGAGAAAAAGCAGGAACGCCTGGAAGTAGAACAAACCAATCAAGAAAAAGCACAACAGCTTTTTAAAAAGGAGCTGACCTGGATGCGTCGCCAGCCAAAAGCGAGACGTACCAAATCCAAGTCTCGAATAGAAGATTTCAATCAAATTAAGGAAGCCGCAAGCAACAGACGTAAAGATCATCAAGTAGAATTGGAGATCAATATGCAACGCTTGGGAACTAAAGTGGTGGAATTGCACAAGATCAGTAAATCCTTTGGCGACACCCATTTGATCAATGACTTTTCCTATAACTTCCTAAGGGGAGAACGCTTGGGAATTATCGGTAAAAATGGAACTGGAAAATCGACTTTCTTAAACATGATTACCGGAGCATTGGTACCAGATGCTGGAAAAGTAGTGATTGGAGAAACCGTAAAAATCGGTTACTACACGCAAAACGGAATGGAAACAAAACCAGGGCAAAAAGTCATCGATGTGGTCAAACAATACGGTGAATACATACCCTTGAACAAAGGAAAGATCATCAGTGCCAGCCAACTGCTGGAACGTTTTCTTTTTGACAATAAGAAGAAACACGATTTTGTAGAAAAACTAAGTGGTGGAGAAAAAAAGAGGCTGTACTTGTGTACGGTTCTTATTCAGAATCCCAATTTCTTGATTCTTGATGAACCTACTAATGACCTGGATATTCCTACCTTAAACGTATTGGAGAATTTCTTGATGGATTTCCCTGGATGTATTATCGTAGTAAGTCACGACCGTTACTTTATGGATAAGATTGTAGATCATTTGTTTGTTTTTAATCAGTCGGGGACTATTACCGATTTCCCTGGAAACTACAGCGACTTTAGAGCTTATGTAGGAAATACAGACCTTGTTTTAGACAAAGACACCGAAGAAGAAGCAGCAGCGGCAGTAGTCCCTGTTCCAAAAGCAATCGCAGCACCAAAATCTGAACCTGCTTCTGGACCTACTCGAGAGCAACAAAAAAGGCTTTCTAGAATGGAAAACAAGATCAAGCAACTAGAAGAGCAAAAGAAAAAACTTCAAGACAGTTTCCTAAATACAGACATCCATGCTGATCAAATGACGGAGAACTCTATCCAATTGGAGAAAACAAAAGCTCAACAAGAAGAAGTAGAAATGGAATGGCTGGAATTGAGTGAACAGATTGCGGCCAACTAG
- a CDS encoding DUF4295 domain-containing protein, with product MAKKSIASLQTGNVRLTKAIKMVKSPKSGAYTFVSAIMAPDLVNDFLNKK from the coding sequence ATGGCAAAGAAATCAATCGCATCCCTACAAACGGGAAATGTAAGATTAACAAAAGCAATCAAAATGGTAAAGTCTCCTAAATCAGGAGCTTATACATTCGTAAGTGCTATTATGGCGCCAGATTTAGTAAACGATTTCTTGAATAAGAAATAA
- a CDS encoding amidase family protein has translation MKKFLFFLPLLFLACKSSDTSVPSSSNDFREFKVLDSKYIDKDQIFGDLLDEVISFRESDNLKSLVLEKSIPEIKEAIASGQFSYRDLTLFYLKRIYTYDRENPKSLNSVIAINPNALKQADAADQDLAYAKKNGEDLPYYSIKGMPILLKDNIDTKDMPTTAGAAVLIKNTTAQNAQIVKNLRQQGAVILGKANLSEWAYFFCGDCPSGYSAVGGQTLNPYGRRSIDTGGSSSGSGVSVAANFAVAAIGTETSGSILSPSSQNSVVGYKPTTGTFSGVGIVPISSYLDTAGPMTKNVMDNAILAQALGAPYEVIDEYGFNSFETASLKGVRFAVWTSFKENSLYAQALLDLEKSGAVLIEIDDTRPQLNGFLKLLNADMKNDLPAYFADQANSKYRGWDVAKVMEWNRKDSLKTMPYGQNLFKGIIDEPAISDADFWEFKKEMTATAQAYFFNLMKEHDLQGFISINNYTAGAAAAAFFPAMTVPMGYDDKGQPYGLTFIAPMEEDQLLFNWAAAYEKTTKHRVLPKNYKN, from the coding sequence ATGAAAAAATTCCTCTTCTTCTTGCCGTTGCTATTTCTAGCCTGCAAGTCTTCAGATACATCGGTGCCATCTTCAAGCAATGATTTTAGAGAATTCAAAGTGCTGGATTCTAAATATATAGATAAGGATCAGATCTTTGGAGATTTGTTGGATGAAGTGATTAGCTTTCGCGAAAGCGATAACCTTAAAAGCCTTGTTCTAGAGAAGAGTATTCCAGAAATTAAAGAAGCCATTGCTAGTGGGCAATTTTCCTACCGGGACCTGACTCTTTTCTACCTGAAAAGAATCTATACCTACGACAGGGAAAACCCTAAGTCATTGAATTCTGTGATTGCCATTAATCCCAATGCCTTAAAACAAGCTGATGCCGCCGATCAAGACTTGGCCTATGCAAAGAAAAATGGGGAGGACCTTCCTTATTACTCCATCAAAGGAATGCCTATTTTGTTAAAAGATAATATCGATACCAAAGATATGCCTACCACTGCTGGTGCGGCTGTATTGATAAAAAACACTACGGCACAAAATGCTCAAATCGTTAAGAATCTAAGACAACAAGGAGCGGTTATTTTAGGAAAAGCCAATTTAAGTGAATGGGCTTATTTCTTTTGTGGAGATTGCCCTAGTGGTTACAGCGCGGTAGGTGGACAGACCTTAAATCCTTATGGAAGAAGATCTATAGATACTGGCGGGTCCAGCAGTGGAAGTGGTGTTAGTGTCGCGGCAAATTTTGCCGTAGCTGCTATAGGAACGGAAACTTCTGGTTCTATTTTATCACCATCTTCTCAAAATAGTGTGGTCGGTTATAAACCTACTACAGGAACTTTTAGCGGTGTTGGAATTGTGCCTATTTCCAGTTATTTAGATACTGCTGGACCTATGACCAAAAATGTGATGGACAACGCCATTCTTGCACAAGCATTAGGAGCGCCTTATGAAGTGATTGATGAGTACGGTTTTAATAGTTTTGAAACCGCCAGTTTAAAAGGAGTGCGCTTTGCGGTATGGACTTCTTTTAAAGAAAACTCTTTGTATGCGCAGGCTTTACTGGATTTAGAAAAGTCTGGAGCGGTACTTATTGAAATAGACGATACCAGACCACAATTAAACGGTTTTTTAAAACTGCTCAATGCCGATATGAAAAATGACCTACCAGCTTATTTTGCAGATCAGGCCAATAGTAAATACCGCGGGTGGGACGTCGCTAAAGTTATGGAATGGAACAGAAAGGATTCTTTAAAAACCATGCCTTACGGGCAGAATCTTTTTAAAGGGATTATTGATGAGCCTGCTATTTCTGATGCCGATTTTTGGGAATTTAAAAAGGAGATGACAGCAACTGCACAAGCGTATTTTTTCAATTTGATGAAGGAGCATGACCTACAGGGTTTTATTTCTATCAATAACTATACTGCAGGAGCTGCCGCAGCAGCTTTCTTTCCTGCGATGACTGTTCCTATGGGTTATGATGACAAAGGACAACCTTATGGCCTTACTTTTATCGCGCCTATGGAAGAAGATCAGTTGCTTTTTAACTGGGCTGCTGCTTATGAGAAAACGACAAAACACCGAGTATTACCAAAGAATTACAAAAACTAA
- a CDS encoding DUF1684 domain-containing protein — translation MDEGRRYSCPIPPAENHLPVEVKAGVKGGFRSFSNQHAKYFSLACLVQCRDVKTMDHQSRK, via the coding sequence TTGGATGAGGGAAGGAGGTACTCATGTCCTATTCCTCCAGCAGAAAACCATTTACCCGTGGAAGTAAAAGCTGGTGTCAAGGGGGGTTTTAGGAGTTTTAGCAATCAACATGCCAAGTATTTTTCTTTGGCATGTTTGGTTCAGTGTCGAGATGTTAAAACTATGGATCATCAATCCAGAAAGTAA
- the rpmG gene encoding 50S ribosomal protein L33, whose amino-acid sequence MAKSKGNRIQVILQCTEHKESGMPGMSRYITTKNKKNTPDRLELKKFNPVLKRMTVHKEIK is encoded by the coding sequence ATGGCAAAAAGTAAAGGAAATAGAATACAAGTGATTCTTCAGTGTACAGAGCATAAAGAATCTGGTATGCCAGGGATGTCTCGTTACATCACTACAAAGAATAAGAAAAACACGCCAGATCGTCTTGAGCTCAAGAAGTTCAATCCGGTTCTCAAGCGTATGACTGTTCATAAAGAAATTAAATAA